The bacterium DNA window TTCGGCCAGATTCCGCAGGGTGATCAGAAGCAGACGGTGCGCGGGTTGGGCTCAGGCGTAATTGTGAGCAGCGACGGTTTCATCTTAACCAATAATCATGTGGTTGACGGCGCCGAGAAACTGACGGTGGTCATGTCCGATCAGAAGAAATATTCGGCCAGGGTCATTGGCACTGATCCCCAGACCGATGTGGCGGTGATCAAAATCGAGGCGAAGAACCTGCCTGCGGTCACTTTGGGTAATTCTGACAACGTCAAAGTCGGGCAATGGGTCATTGCCGTCGGCAATCCCTTTCAGCTTCTGCACACCGTGACCGCCGGCATTATCAGCGCGAAGGGGCGCTCGAATGTCGGTTTGGCGGATTACGAAGATTTCATTCAAACCGATGCTTCGATCAATCCCGGCAACAGCGGCGGCGCGCTCGCGGATTTGGACGGCAATGTCATCGGCATCAATACCGCCATCAGCAGTCCCTCCGGCGGCAACGTCGGCATCGGCTTCGCGATTCCGGTCAACATGGCGAGAAACGTCATGGATCAGCTCATGAAGCAGGGCAAGATCACGCGCGGCTATCTCGCGCTCATGCCGCAGGATATTGATGAGAATTTGGCGAAGGCGTTGAGGTTGAAGCGCACGGAAGGCGCGCTGGTGGGAGACGTGACCCCGGACGGGCCGGCGGACCGGGGCGGCATCAAGCGCGGTGACTTCATTACCACATTCAACGGCGAGCAGGTGAAGAACAGTACCGCGTTGCGCAATCTGGTCGCGCAAACAGCGCCGGGAACTTCGGTGAAGATTTCATTGTTGCGCGACGGCCGCGAGCTGCAGGTCAAAGTGATCCTGGGCGAGCGCCCGAGAGGGCGTGGCGGCCGCGAGCAGCAGCCGGAAGCGCAACAACCGGAGGCACAAACCAGCAAAAAGCTCGGCCTGACAATTCAAAATTTGACGCCGGATATCGCGCAGCAATTGGGTTATCAGCGCGAGCACGGCGTCATGGTGACGGAGGTTGCGCCGGGCAGCCCGGCGGAGGAGGCCGGATTGCAACAGGGCGATTTGATCAAGGAGATCAACCGTGTCGCCGTAACCTCGGCTCGAGACTTCAACCGCATGCTTGCGAGCCTGCGCAACGGTGAAAGCGTGGCGCTGCTGGTACGCCGGGGACAAAACACTTTCTACGTAGCGCTGCAGTTACCGTAGCGCGCTTGTAGTCGCACCCAAAGTCCCCATGGTTCTTGAATGCTCCCAAAATCTTCACGGGAATGTGAGTTTTCTGAGGAGATCGTGCCAA harbors:
- a CDS encoding DegQ family serine endoprotease is translated as MKRHKPPLFVLIALVAGLAGGLLIASSLEWTPVSAGRSKPDSLSQNSSPSAARALAGQLSDLFESAADKVSVSVVPIFSEQEVQVASPFGSPEDPFRDFFGDDFFKHFFGQIPQGDQKQTVRGLGSGVIVSSDGFILTNNHVVDGAEKLTVVMSDQKKYSARVIGTDPQTDVAVIKIEAKNLPAVTLGNSDNVKVGQWVIAVGNPFQLLHTVTAGIISAKGRSNVGLADYEDFIQTDASINPGNSGGALADLDGNVIGINTAISSPSGGNVGIGFAIPVNMARNVMDQLMKQGKITRGYLALMPQDIDENLAKALRLKRTEGALVGDVTPDGPADRGGIKRGDFITTFNGEQVKNSTALRNLVAQTAPGTSVKISLLRDGRELQVKVILGERPRGRGGREQQPEAQQPEAQTSKKLGLTIQNLTPDIAQQLGYQREHGVMVTEVAPGSPAEEAGLQQGDLIKEINRVAVTSARDFNRMLASLRNGESVALLVRRGQNTFYVALQLP